Proteins co-encoded in one Opitutus terrae PB90-1 genomic window:
- a CDS encoding FKBP-type peptidyl-prolyl cis-trans isomerase, translating into MKTSSAPVSSAPPWRGLALVLLGVNVLLLTLVLVMMARRNRAPESAALELSSTVAPKSTPTPAAATPATVVARGPYAALGSYMAENNRIPDLGWTEQQFTEFLAGFRSSYEGRGVPLDDDAKQLRDEISQRVQKMLAVEQPDPAEEYFRILREKEGVQQTASGLHYRVTEEGYGGPHPTAADTVVISFAGRLPDGTELRNFSRARVRMAVKDLLPGLAEGVQLLSVGGKALVYVPPTLAFPAQQWPADIPRGVPLAFFVELHEIAPKAK; encoded by the coding sequence GTGAAAACATCCTCTGCGCCCGTCTCCTCCGCGCCGCCATGGCGCGGCCTCGCCCTCGTGCTGCTTGGCGTGAACGTGCTGCTGCTCACGCTCGTGCTGGTGATGATGGCGCGGCGAAACCGCGCGCCCGAGTCCGCCGCCCTGGAACTGAGCAGCACCGTGGCGCCGAAGTCGACGCCGACGCCGGCAGCGGCCACGCCCGCCACGGTGGTCGCACGAGGTCCGTATGCGGCGTTGGGCTCCTACATGGCGGAGAACAACCGAATTCCGGATCTCGGCTGGACGGAGCAGCAGTTCACCGAGTTCTTGGCGGGCTTTCGCTCGAGCTACGAAGGCCGCGGCGTGCCGCTCGATGACGACGCGAAGCAACTCCGCGACGAAATCAGCCAGCGCGTGCAGAAGATGCTCGCGGTCGAGCAGCCGGATCCGGCCGAGGAGTATTTTCGGATCCTGCGCGAAAAAGAAGGCGTACAGCAGACGGCGAGCGGGCTGCACTATCGCGTGACTGAGGAAGGCTATGGTGGGCCGCACCCAACGGCGGCGGACACCGTCGTGATTAGTTTTGCGGGCCGGCTGCCGGACGGCACTGAGCTGCGGAATTTTAGCCGAGCGCGGGTGCGGATGGCGGTGAAGGATCTGTTGCCGGGCTTGGCCGAGGGCGTGCAGCTGTTGAGCGTGGGCGGCAAGGCGCTCGTGTATGTGCCGCCGACGCTGGCCTTCCCGGCGCAGCAATGGCCGGCCGACATTCCGCGCGGCGTGCCGCTCGCATTTTTCGTCGAGCTGCACGAGATCGCGCCGAAAGCGAAGTAG
- a CDS encoding AmpG family muropeptide MFS transporter has translation MTPLRNQVRHALFWVPSLYLAMGIPFNVVNGTASTMFKALGVSDGQNTVALGSIIVAWSLKPLWAAFLDMYRTKKFFVLAMEALIAVLFVGVAMALPMPGFFKITIALLWVAAFASSTQDICGDGIYLTALSRKSQANSAGFQSMFWNLGKVLATGVLISGMEMLANAQQWSPVKMWMAVWITAAVAMGVFAVWHIWALPTGSIAHRPHSAREVVGDFLDTATTFFHKRAFWGMIAFVFLYRFGEGLLLVEGKLFMQSSTETGGLGLTAGQVANIDAVWGTIANIVGGVLGGLFLGKIGLKKALPILGLCLNVPHFTFVYLSHYGAAHHGLDYSTIATLVSIEKFGYGFGFVGNMVYMMQQLAPGRATMTHYAFATSLMNLMLVPTTMASGPLAEWLGFSTFFVVVMFASVPSVWAAWKAPFPLAADESREPAPDAHHVMITADDPTRLTALERTVQRIAGRASVYAMLGILVILLIDAKIVGSLQDRADGTGQVQFWLLLASAALKLFLAQRTFKFAAQTAAEAAQGGAGAAYVWNARGAKIATVVCLLVTAGVLYFTGRAVF, from the coding sequence ATGACCCCACTTCGGAATCAGGTCCGCCATGCCTTGTTTTGGGTGCCGTCGCTCTACCTCGCGATGGGCATCCCGTTCAACGTCGTCAACGGCACGGCCTCGACGATGTTCAAAGCGCTGGGGGTGAGCGACGGACAGAACACGGTTGCGTTAGGCAGTATCATCGTGGCGTGGTCGCTGAAGCCGCTCTGGGCGGCGTTCCTCGACATGTACCGCACGAAGAAATTCTTCGTGCTCGCGATGGAGGCGCTGATCGCGGTGCTGTTCGTCGGCGTGGCGATGGCGCTGCCGATGCCGGGATTCTTCAAGATCACCATCGCGCTGCTGTGGGTCGCGGCGTTCGCGTCGTCGACCCAGGATATCTGCGGTGATGGCATCTACCTGACGGCGCTGAGCCGGAAGTCGCAGGCCAACAGCGCGGGGTTCCAGAGCATGTTCTGGAATCTCGGCAAAGTGCTCGCGACCGGCGTGCTCATCAGCGGGATGGAGATGCTGGCCAACGCGCAGCAGTGGTCGCCGGTCAAGATGTGGATGGCCGTCTGGATCACGGCCGCGGTGGCGATGGGTGTGTTTGCCGTGTGGCACATCTGGGCGCTGCCGACCGGCAGCATCGCGCACCGGCCGCACAGCGCGCGCGAAGTGGTGGGCGACTTTCTCGATACGGCGACGACGTTTTTCCACAAGCGGGCATTCTGGGGGATGATCGCGTTCGTGTTCCTCTATCGCTTCGGGGAGGGCCTGCTGTTGGTCGAAGGCAAGCTGTTCATGCAGTCGTCCACCGAAACGGGCGGGCTTGGGCTGACGGCCGGGCAGGTCGCCAACATCGATGCGGTCTGGGGGACCATCGCGAACATCGTCGGTGGCGTGCTCGGCGGGCTTTTCCTTGGCAAAATCGGACTGAAGAAAGCGCTCCCGATCCTCGGGCTCTGCCTCAACGTGCCGCATTTCACTTTCGTGTATCTCAGCCACTACGGTGCTGCGCACCACGGGCTGGACTACTCCACGATCGCGACGCTCGTGAGCATCGAGAAGTTCGGCTACGGGTTCGGCTTCGTCGGCAACATGGTTTACATGATGCAACAGCTGGCGCCGGGCCGCGCGACGATGACCCACTACGCGTTCGCCACGTCGCTCATGAATCTGATGCTTGTGCCGACGACGATGGCCTCCGGCCCGCTGGCGGAGTGGCTCGGGTTCTCCACCTTCTTCGTCGTCGTGATGTTCGCCTCCGTGCCGTCGGTTTGGGCGGCGTGGAAGGCGCCGTTCCCACTGGCTGCGGATGAAAGCCGGGAACCCGCGCCTGACGCCCATCACGTCATGATCACGGCTGACGACCCGACGCGGCTGACAGCTCTCGAGCGAACGGTGCAACGGATTGCCGGCCGCGCGTCCGTGTATGCGATGCTCGGCATCCTCGTGATCTTGCTGATCGATGCCAAGATCGTCGGCTCGCTGCAGGATCGGGCGGATGGGACGGGGCAAGTGCAGTTCTGGCTGCTGCTGGCGAGCGCGGCGCTGAAGCTTTTCCTCGCGCAGCGGACGTTTAAGTTCGCCGCGCAGACAGCGGCCGAAGCGGCCCAGGGCGGTGCTGGCGCCGCCTACGTCTGGAATGCGCGTGGCGCCAAGATCGCGACCGTGGTGTGTCTGCTGGTTACGGCCGGCGTGCTGTATTTCACCGGCCGCGCGGTGTTCTGA
- a CDS encoding tetratricopeptide repeat protein has translation MKRLLPRLLLVLAVLCAGVAGTFGWQRYSAARRWAKLRPPAPATLGTTAPGFDAQVAACAAKIQAWPPDQAALAEFANLCHANGQLESAAAAYDVLMQLQPTEARWPHRLAVIVAGYGQLDQAIPLLQKTTQLAPDYIVAWLKLGDAYLKSNAVPEASAAYDEVLRREPDSRYALIGLARCDLLSERLTAARAHLQRAVAGVTDFAGAQSLLAVVFDRLGNTEAAATARSRVQRSGHYTEPTDPWMEELMLQCHDPYVLLTAASTAWVEERAERAFALLERALTLAPGDARLHRQMAKMLSARGDLAGARRHLEEGVALAPTNDSIQLDLIGILHQLNDTAALQRVVAAGLAANPESPAMHFEAGMAAAAAGRLEEAAQHLEFTWRTSPDQIAAAIELANVYFRAGRGDDGVALLQDAITKFSHKPAPLLLVLIRHGIETGDPRTREWLQQAVASDPPAGLLADIRRDYQRRFGEPPP, from the coding sequence ATGAAACGGCTGCTGCCACGCCTGCTGCTCGTGCTTGCCGTACTTTGTGCCGGCGTCGCGGGCACCTTCGGCTGGCAGCGCTACTCCGCCGCCCGCCGTTGGGCAAAACTCCGTCCGCCCGCGCCCGCCACGCTGGGCACCACCGCGCCTGGGTTTGACGCGCAGGTCGCGGCCTGCGCCGCGAAGATTCAGGCATGGCCGCCCGATCAGGCCGCACTCGCCGAATTCGCCAACCTCTGCCACGCGAACGGCCAGCTTGAATCCGCCGCGGCCGCCTACGACGTGTTGATGCAGTTGCAGCCGACCGAAGCCCGCTGGCCGCACCGGCTCGCGGTAATCGTCGCCGGCTACGGCCAGCTCGATCAGGCCATCCCGCTGCTGCAGAAAACCACGCAGCTCGCCCCCGATTACATCGTCGCGTGGCTCAAGCTCGGCGACGCGTATCTGAAGTCGAACGCCGTTCCGGAAGCCAGCGCCGCCTACGACGAGGTGCTGCGCCGCGAACCGGACAGCCGCTACGCGCTGATCGGCCTCGCGCGTTGCGACCTGCTGTCCGAACGGCTTACCGCCGCGCGCGCGCACCTGCAACGCGCGGTGGCGGGCGTGACGGATTTCGCCGGCGCACAGAGCCTGCTCGCCGTCGTGTTCGACCGGCTCGGCAACACGGAAGCCGCGGCTACGGCCCGCAGTCGCGTGCAGCGCAGCGGGCACTACACCGAGCCGACAGACCCGTGGATGGAAGAACTGATGCTGCAATGCCACGATCCTTACGTGCTCCTCACCGCGGCCTCGACCGCGTGGGTCGAGGAACGTGCCGAGCGGGCATTCGCGCTGCTCGAACGGGCGCTCACGCTCGCGCCCGGCGATGCCCGGCTGCACCGGCAGATGGCCAAAATGCTCAGCGCACGCGGCGATCTGGCCGGAGCCCGCCGCCATCTCGAGGAAGGCGTCGCGCTCGCGCCGACCAATGACTCCATCCAACTCGACCTGATCGGAATCCTCCATCAGTTGAACGACACCGCGGCGCTGCAGCGCGTGGTTGCGGCGGGCCTTGCGGCGAATCCTGAAAGCCCCGCGATGCACTTCGAGGCCGGCATGGCCGCAGCCGCCGCGGGCCGGCTCGAGGAAGCCGCCCAACACCTCGAGTTCACCTGGCGCACCAGCCCCGACCAGATCGCCGCGGCGATCGAGCTGGCGAATGTTTACTTTCGCGCCGGACGCGGCGACGACGGCGTCGCGCTGCTGCAGGACGCGATCACGAAGTTTTCCCACAAGCCCGCGCCGCTGCTGCTGGTGCTGATTCGCCACGGCATCGAGACGGGCGATCCACGCACGCGCGAGTGGCTGCAGCAGGCCGTGGCGAGCGATCCGCCCGCCGGTCTCCTCGCCGACATCCGGCGCGACTATCAGCGCCGTTTCGGAGAGCCGCCGCCATGA
- a CDS encoding FG-GAP-like repeat-containing protein gives MFISFGRVARCVVAGVGLLAATFARAAEAIESQPLAARSGPRGATMFATLPAEQTGVVAINAYNDPTMWWEHYNEYSLGAIGNGLAIGDYDNDGRPDLFAVCKTGPNRLFRNLGGWRFEDVTDKAGGLGGSIASGVWNNGAAFADVNNDGWLDLYVCRTRGANLLYINQRDGTFREEAAARGLALNDASGMAAFCDYDRDGWLDVYVQTNLLDGERRPNGQPDHLYHNNGNGTFTDVSERAGIGGDTQGHAATWWDFDEDGWPDIYIDNDFIDPDVLYHNQHDGTFRNVLSLVVPHTPNSSMGADLADVNNDGHLDLLVLDMDPTTRYKDHRGMAKLRAQLLDDEQRPEAAVQIMRNALYLNTGAGVMLEAAQLAGLASTDWTWSVRFEDYDNDGWVDVHFTNGIMRELHGIDILQQMATKERIADRIKIMKSSPVLNENNLAFRNRGELRFENVSQSWGLDHLGVSFGAATGDLDGDGDLDLAFVNMDGNVTLCRNDTDSGHAVTLALRGTTSNRYGVGAIVRIETDAGEQARSLTLARGYDSTSEPIVHFGLGEQTQIKRLTIEWPSGRHQAFTDLVADRRYTITESAEAPVAPPPTLPTPQFVPATDAARLNVPNRDTPWSQVKEQPLISFRLNRPGPPALFANLDSDREDDLVLGGVTGEPGQFFSNMGGGQFLGYGRSDFSELAAVADGPMVALDVDADGDLDLLLTKAGIAAPADDPVYRPRLLLNDGSGRFSGAPADIVAAPPMSVGAAAAADFEHSGRLGVFLGGRVVPGSYAKPAPSVLLASRDGRLVDVTAEAAPMLANRGMVTGALWSDVDADGWIDLLVAYDWGHVACYRNIEGKTFEDATERLGFAAAGTGWWRSLSAADFNGDGRPDYVAGNVGLNTPFRASSAEPALLYVGVSVDGSAPQLIEAHAENGVWYPRRTRLEMLKLFPSLAKRFRDAESYARAPLEDVFPAASLAAATKFAVTKLQSGVFLSQLDGTFRFAPLPRLAQIAPVFGTAAGDFDGDGRADILLVGNSYAAVPFLGRMDGGVGWLLRGDGRGGFMPISAGESGVIVRRDAKSLLVADLNQDGWPDFFATRNNDRPLAYLNRALPGRRSFGVALQAARGNPAAIGARLTLTLADGSHQTAEIAAGSGYFAQSSATVFFGYLDSALPTELKIRWPDGRESVQTFSTPPAKIIRFSAP, from the coding sequence ATGTTCATCTCGTTCGGTCGAGTCGCACGTTGCGTGGTTGCAGGCGTGGGCTTGCTGGCCGCGACCTTCGCGCGGGCGGCGGAGGCGATCGAATCGCAGCCGCTGGCGGCACGTTCCGGACCACGCGGGGCGACGATGTTCGCTACGCTCCCGGCGGAGCAAACGGGTGTGGTCGCGATCAACGCCTATAACGATCCCACGATGTGGTGGGAGCACTACAACGAGTATTCGCTCGGGGCGATCGGCAACGGACTCGCCATCGGCGATTATGACAATGACGGTCGGCCCGATCTTTTCGCGGTCTGCAAAACCGGCCCGAACCGGCTCTTTCGCAACCTCGGCGGCTGGCGGTTCGAAGACGTGACGGACAAGGCCGGCGGGCTCGGCGGGTCGATCGCGAGCGGCGTCTGGAACAATGGCGCGGCGTTTGCCGACGTGAACAACGACGGCTGGCTCGACCTCTACGTCTGCCGCACGCGCGGCGCGAATCTACTCTACATCAACCAGCGCGACGGCACGTTTCGCGAAGAAGCGGCGGCCCGCGGGCTTGCGTTGAACGACGCCAGCGGCATGGCGGCGTTCTGCGACTACGATCGCGACGGCTGGCTCGACGTCTACGTGCAGACGAACCTGCTCGATGGCGAACGCCGGCCGAACGGCCAGCCCGATCATCTCTACCACAACAACGGCAACGGCACGTTCACCGACGTGAGCGAACGCGCCGGGATCGGCGGCGACACGCAAGGGCACGCGGCGACGTGGTGGGATTTCGACGAGGACGGCTGGCCCGACATCTACATCGACAACGATTTCATCGATCCGGACGTACTCTATCACAACCAACACGACGGGACTTTCCGCAACGTCCTGAGCCTGGTCGTGCCGCACACGCCCAACTCCTCGATGGGCGCGGATCTCGCGGATGTGAACAACGATGGTCACCTCGACCTGCTCGTCCTGGATATGGATCCGACCACGCGCTACAAGGACCACCGCGGGATGGCCAAGCTGCGCGCGCAGCTGCTCGATGACGAGCAGCGGCCCGAGGCGGCGGTGCAGATCATGCGGAACGCCCTCTACCTCAACACCGGTGCCGGCGTGATGTTGGAGGCGGCGCAGCTGGCCGGGCTCGCCTCGACGGATTGGACCTGGTCGGTGCGGTTCGAGGACTACGATAACGACGGCTGGGTCGACGTGCATTTCACCAACGGGATCATGCGCGAGCTGCACGGCATCGACATCCTGCAGCAGATGGCGACGAAGGAGCGGATCGCGGACCGGATCAAGATCATGAAGTCCAGTCCGGTGCTGAATGAGAATAACCTCGCGTTTCGAAATCGCGGCGAGCTGCGGTTCGAGAACGTGAGCCAGAGCTGGGGGCTCGATCACCTCGGCGTGAGCTTCGGCGCCGCGACCGGCGATCTGGACGGCGATGGCGATCTCGATCTCGCGTTCGTGAACATGGATGGAAACGTCACGCTGTGTCGCAACGACACCGACAGCGGACATGCGGTGACTCTGGCGCTCCGTGGCACGACCTCGAATCGCTACGGCGTCGGTGCGATCGTGCGGATCGAGACAGACGCTGGCGAACAAGCGCGGTCGCTTACCCTGGCGCGCGGCTATGATTCGACGAGCGAGCCGATCGTGCATTTCGGTCTCGGCGAACAGACGCAGATCAAGCGGCTCACGATCGAATGGCCGAGCGGCCGGCACCAGGCGTTCACCGATCTCGTGGCCGACCGGCGCTACACGATCACTGAATCGGCGGAGGCTCCCGTGGCGCCGCCGCCGACGTTGCCCACGCCGCAGTTCGTGCCCGCGACCGATGCGGCGCGGCTCAACGTGCCGAATCGCGACACGCCGTGGAGCCAGGTAAAGGAGCAACCGCTGATCTCGTTCCGGCTGAACCGTCCGGGACCGCCGGCGTTGTTCGCGAATCTCGATTCCGATCGCGAGGACGATCTGGTGCTGGGCGGCGTCACGGGCGAACCCGGTCAATTTTTCTCGAACATGGGCGGCGGCCAGTTCCTCGGTTACGGCCGCAGCGATTTCAGCGAACTTGCCGCGGTCGCAGACGGACCGATGGTGGCGCTCGACGTGGACGCCGACGGCGATCTCGACCTGCTGCTGACCAAGGCGGGCATTGCCGCGCCCGCGGACGACCCGGTTTACCGGCCGCGGTTGCTGCTGAACGACGGCTCGGGCCGATTCTCAGGCGCGCCGGCGGACATCGTCGCCGCTCCACCGATGAGTGTAGGCGCGGCAGCGGCGGCGGATTTTGAACACAGCGGGCGGCTCGGCGTTTTCCTCGGCGGACGCGTGGTGCCGGGCAGCTATGCCAAGCCGGCCCCGAGCGTGCTGCTCGCGTCACGCGATGGCCGGCTCGTGGACGTGACCGCGGAGGCGGCGCCGATGCTTGCGAACCGCGGCATGGTGACCGGCGCGTTGTGGAGCGACGTTGATGCGGACGGCTGGATCGACCTGCTCGTCGCCTACGATTGGGGCCACGTCGCGTGCTACCGGAATATCGAAGGAAAAACGTTCGAGGACGCGACCGAGCGGCTGGGTTTTGCGGCGGCGGGCACGGGCTGGTGGCGCTCGCTGTCGGCGGCGGATTTCAACGGCGATGGACGGCCGGACTACGTCGCCGGCAACGTGGGACTGAACACGCCGTTCCGCGCGTCGTCGGCGGAACCCGCGCTGCTCTACGTCGGCGTGAGCGTCGATGGCTCGGCGCCGCAGTTGATCGAGGCGCACGCGGAGAATGGCGTGTGGTATCCGCGGCGCACGCGGCTGGAGATGCTGAAGCTGTTCCCCTCGCTGGCGAAACGGTTCCGCGACGCGGAGTCGTATGCGCGCGCCCCGCTCGAGGATGTGTTCCCGGCCGCGTCGCTTGCGGCGGCGACGAAATTCGCGGTGACGAAACTGCAGAGCGGCGTGTTCCTGTCACAGCTGGACGGGACGTTCCGGTTCGCACCGCTGCCGCGGTTGGCGCAGATCGCGCCGGTGTTCGGCACGGCGGCGGGCGATTTCGACGGTGACGGTCGCGCGGACATCCTCCTCGTGGGCAACTCCTACGCGGCGGTGCCGTTTCTCGGGCGGATGGATGGTGGCGTGGGCTGGCTGCTGCGCGGCGATGGCCGCGGCGGATTCATGCCCATCTCGGCAGGGGAGAGCGGCGTGATCGTGCGCCGCGACGCGAAGTCCCTCCTCGTCGCCGATCTCAATCAGGACGGGTGGCCGGACTTTTTCGCCACGCGCAACAACGACCGGCCGCTGGCCTATCTCAACCGCGCGCTGCCCGGCCGCCGGAGTTTCGGTGTGGCGCTGCAAGCTGCGCGGGGCAATCCGGCGGCGATCGGCGCGCGACTCACGCTGACGCTGGCCGACGGCTCGCACCAGACGGCGGAGATCGCCGCCGGTTCGGGCTACTTCGCGCAGTCGAGCGCGACCGTGTTCTTCGGCTATCTCGATTCTGCTCTGCCGACCGAATTGAAAATTCGCTGGCCGGATGGACGCGAATCGGTCCAAACCTTCTCCACTCCTCCGGCGAAAATCATCCGGTTCTCCGCTCCGTGA